A window of Candidatus Chlorobium masyuteum genomic DNA:
CGGATGCTGGATGCTGGATGCTGGATGCCGGATGCTGGATGCCGGATGCTGGATGCCGGATTGAATCACGGTTTCATTGTTTGGCCCGCTTTTTCACTTTTGCTTCTATTGCTTTCAATTTATGGTCATCAGCCAATGCCTCATCATCAGCTTCTTTTGAAAGTCGATACTGATGATATCGCTCATACTCTTCCAATGCCAAAGCGTCGGCAACTTCCCGAGTAACCGTCCCTGCATCGTGCAGAATATCCCATTCATTGAATTTCAGAAACGCATCGAGTTTTTCGCGCCAGTCAAGCATGAATACCTGCCGGTGACGAGTTGCCTGCTCTTCAGCATAATCGAGATACATGGTAACAATCCTGTTCAGGCGTTCCATCTCCTCGCTGTTGAGATAATTTTTGGCAATAGTAACATCGATTTTTCTGACGTTCTCACCTTTCCAGGAAGTCAATCCCATGTTAGCTTTGGAGGCATCTGCCCGTTCTGCAATGAGCTCCGGAGCGGTTTTACCCGAAACAGCAAAATGGAGCTTGTTCTGAACAATTTGAAAGAAATCAAGTGTCTCTTCAGATTTTGGATCGTAGTCTATTGCCAGTTTGTAGATATCCCTGATTTTCTGGTAGAAGCGCTTTTCACTGGTACGGATATCACGTATCCGTTCAAGCAGCTCATCAAAATAATCGGAACCAATGTTGGCACCAGACTTCAGCCTGTCGTCATCCATGGTGAACCCTTTCACCAGATACTCGTTCAATCGCTGCGTTGCCCACTTGCGAAACTGGGTCCCACGAGACGAGCGCACCCGGTAGCCAACGGCAATGATTGCTTCAAGATTATAACTGCTAATCTGATAGGTTTTCCCGTCAGTGGCAGTTGTCAAGTAATCCTTGACAACTGAACCTTCATCCAGTTCGCCTTCTTTAAAAACGTTTTTAAGATGCAGACTGACATTCTGCTTTGTGGTCTGAAACAGCTCTGCCATAGCTGCCTGGCTTAGCCAAACGGTTTCGTTTTCCAGACGAACTTCAATCGTTGCGTTTCCATCGCTGGTACTGTAAAGCAAAAATGAGCCTCCAGCAGGGATAACCTCTTTTTTCTTCATGGCGCCTATACCGTTTTAAAAAGATTCTGGTTGTACTTTTTCCTGCCGCATTTTTTCGACTATGCATGCATTTGGTCGCAATCGAGTGGCGCGTATATTATAAGTGAATTTATGTAAAACCAGTTATATATCCACCAAAGAGTGACGGTTAAAGTGTTGAGCGAAAGGTTGTTTTTGTGCCGGGCTGGAGCCCGGCGATCCCTGGCTGTAAACGACAAAAGACTTACAGGCTAACGCTTGTAAGTCTTTTGTCGTTTATGTGCACTCGGAAGGAGTCGAACCTTCAACCCACTGATTAAGAGTCAGTTGCTCTGCCATTGAGCCACGAGTGCAACGCTTTTATTTTATCGGTGCCAAAGGAGCAACCGGCAGGGTTGGCGCTGCGGGAGTCGCAGGGGCCGGAGCTGCGGGAGCTGCTGGCAAACTTTGCTGAAGAACACTTTTAACCGGAGCCCTGTCGGACTCTTTGCCCGGAAGGGTGAACTGGGCAATAAAACAGATAGCCATAACCAAGCCCGCAAGAATAGCGGTCATCTTGCTTAAAAAATCTCCGGTACGCCGGACACCGAGCGTCTGCACGGTTCCCATGCTTGCCATTCCACCGGTAAGGCCACTGCCGCTCTTCGGGCTCTGCAGCAGAATCACACCGATCAGAAGGATCGCTGCGAGTAAAGCGACAACCACAATGAAAACATGCATTTCCGGCCTCTTTAATAAATTTGCAAATATCGTATCTTCAAATGATGAAGGCCTTAATTTAGCAACTTTTAAAAAATATCCAAGCCGTGTTTTCAGATGCCGGGAAATTATTGGTGATTGCAGGGGCCGTCACAATAGTTGTCGGACTCTTCATGATTGCATCAGGAAAAACAGGCATCACAGGGTGGTTCAACTGGTTCGGATCGCTTCCGCTCGACATGAAAATCGAGAAGGAGAACTTCCGCCTTCACTTTCCGTTGGGCAGCTCAATTTTGATTTCGATACTGCTCAGCCTGATCGTCTATTTTTTCAACAAATTTATCCGTTAACCCCTCCATGCCTGATTCAATAAAGAGAGAAGCCCGCTCGGCTACGGTCAAGAGAACAACCAAAGAGACCGACATTTCGGTAACCGTGACGCTGGACGGTACCGGCACAAGCTCCATCAGCACGGGAGTGGTGTTCCTCGACCATATGCTGACCAACTTCAGCCGCCACTCGGGATTTGACCTTGCAATCCAGTGCAAGGGCGACATTGATGTTGATGATCATCACAGTGTTGAAGATATCGGTATTGTGCTTGGCAGTGCCATCAATGAGGCGCTTGGCGACAAGCGGGGCATACAGCGCTATGGCTGGGCAATCATTCCCATGGATGAGGCGCTCGCCCGTTGTGCGCTTGACCTCGGAGGACGAAGCTTCTGTGTGTTCCACGCAGAGTTCAGCCGCCCGGTGATCCAGGGGCTCTCAACCGAGATGGTGCACCACTTCTTTCTCTCGCTCTCGGAGAGCCTGAAGGCCAATATTCACATCTCGATCCTTGAGGGGCAGAACACCCATCACAAGATCGAAGCGATCTTCAAGTCCTTCGCCTATGCGATGAAAACTGCAACAACTATCACCGGGAGCGCCATACCCTCAACCAAAGGCAGCATTTAAAGCTTTTGCAAACAGGAAGTCGAAAAACCACAAACAGAGAACCCCCGGGCAACCGGGGGTTCTGTTAAAACATGAAAACAACAATTGCTGTTACTTGGCGTAGGCAATCGAGCGTTTTTCGCGGACAATGGAGACCTTGATCTGACCGGGATACTGCGCTTCCGATTCGATTTTGTGGGCGATATCGTGGGCAAGCACATCGGCCTGTGAATCGCTTACATTGTCACCTTCAACGATAACCCGTATTTCGCGTCCAGCCTGCAGCGCATAGGTTTTGAGCACACCGGGGAATCCCTTGGCAATCTCCTCAAGGCTCTCAAGACGCTTGACGTTGCCGTCTGCAGTGACCGCACCACGGGCGCCGGGCCTGGCAAGTGAAATAACATTGGCTGCGTCAACGAGCTCGGCGATAGGCGTCTCCTTGTCGACATCACCATGGTGAGCGCCAACGGCATTGAGCACGGTTGCTGACTCATTGAATTTTTTCAGGAAGGTCATGCCGCTGATCGCATGCGGCTGATCGCTTTCGGGAAGAACAAGACCGATGTCGTGCAGAAGTCCGGCACGTTTTGCCTGACGGGCATCGAGCTTGAGCTCGGCAGCCATCAGACCGGCAAGCATGGCAACCTCACGGCTGTGGAGCAAAAGGTTCTGGCCGTAGACCGTGTAAAACTTCATGTGACCGATAAGAGAGACAATCTCGGCAGGCATGTCGGGAATCTGAAGCGAGGAGAGCGCCTCTTCACCGGCACTCATGATCACATCGTCAATCTCTTTTTTGGCATCAGCATAGGCTTTTTCGATAGCCACCGGGTGAATGATACCGTCAACAAGCAGCTTCTGGAGAGTCAGCTTGGCAAGTTCGCGGCGCAGGGGGTCGAAACAGGAGAGAATAACCACTTCAGGAGTATCGTCAACAATGATATCGACACCGGTAGCATTCTCGAAAGCCTTGATGTTGCGTCCCTCACGACCGATAATCCGGCCTTTGAGCTCGTCGCTCTGGATGTGCACAACCGAGAGTGCGTTTTCGGTAGCCTGCTCGAAGGATATCCGCTGAATGGCGGTCAACAGGGTTTTTTCTGCAAGACGACCGGCATTCTGTTCAGCCTCTGCATGAATCTGGTGAATGGTTTCGGTAGCCTCCTCGCGGGCCTTGGAGACCATATTGTCGATAAGCATCTGGCGGGCCTCTTCGGACTGAAGATTGCTGATGCTTTCAAGACGCTGGTTCTGCTCAAGAATAATGCGGTCAAGGTCCGTCGAACGAAGGTTGACCGACTCCGTGGTCTGGTCGATCTCCTTGCGCTGATCCTGCAGTTTGCGCTCCATATCGCGAACATCCTGAAGCTGCTTTTTAAGTTGCGCCTCCTTCTGCTGCATCTGCTTCTGGAGCTGATTGTACTTGTTGTTCTTGATGACCACTTCCTGGTCAAACTCACGCCGTTTCTTCTTCCACTCCTGGTTTACTTCGCTGACCTTGAGTTCCTTGTATTCGTTGGCCTCTTTCTGGGCTTCCTGCACTATCTGCACGGCACGTTCCTCGGCTTCAAGCACCTTGGTTGTTCCGATACTTTCAAGAAAAAAACGTCCGATAAAAAAACCTGCCGCAAAAAAAACCACTGAAGCACTGACAATTAAAAACAGGTTTATAACTATACCCATTAAACTAACCTCCTTTTTGCTGCCCCCGTAATCGATGTGGGAGCACCGTTTTAAACAAAAAAAATCCGCACCATCAAGAGATGTGTAAGATTCAAGAACCCGTTGTACACGGTGGGTGCCTCCTTCAGATTTTTTGCTTCCAATGGAGCGGTGTTTCCACTGCTCTTGAACATTTCTGACCGGAGTCAGAAGCGTTCAACAAGGCCTGCAATCAAAACGAAGAGTCTGGCTCCCGATTTGTTGATGTTAGTTCTTTTACTTACAAGACACCCCAAGCAACTGGTGCGGAAATTTCTTCTCTTTCAATGTAAATGTTTATTGCAGATTTTGTTCCATAAAAACATTCAGATCGGCAATTTTCTGCTTCAGCGACGCTATCTCCTCCTCAAGTTCGATCTTTTTTTCGGCAAATGAAATAGCCGAAAGAACAGCAAGTTTGACCGGTTCAAACGTCGGGGCTTTTTCGGCAAAAAGTCGCATGATCCCGTCTACATCCCGGGCCGCCTTTTCCGTCAGATCCCGCCGCTCAACCCTTAAAGGATAGTTGTCACCATAAACATGTACATCAATTTTTTCCATCTCATTTTCGTTACAATGTCTGATCGTTTCTGAGTTCCATCTCTATTTTCTGCAAAATGAGGACAAGCTTCTGTTTAACCTGAAGTTTTTCTGCAAAGGAAAACTCTCCTCCCGAACTCTCCGGCGCATCGGCGGCAGAGATTCCAACCGTTCCGGGCAGCTTGCATGATCTCAGTATATTCTGCAGACTTGACAGTTCAGATCGCAGCAAATCATTCTCTTTACGGCACTCTGTAAGCCGGGCAACCAGATTTTCAATATTTCCCTCAAGGATGTTGACTTCACCCTTGATATTCAGCCCGTCAGAATCATGCATGGAACAAAGAGTATCAGACTTGTCGAATTACCGCACCAAGTTTACTCACGGCATTACTGCCTGCTTTTGAGAGAATATCGCTGATTCTTTCATCCTGCAGTGTTCCCGTATGATCGGCTATTTCAAGCGAGAGTGCGACACTGCGCTCCCCTCCTTCAGCTTCCGGGCGTTCAAAAAGATCGAACACACAGACATCCCTGATCAAAGCGTCACTGGAACGAACAACTTCCACAAGTGACTGAACGGTAACATTTTGCGGCAGAACAAGCGACAGATCCCTCTGTACAACCGGAAATCTGGATGGCGGCTCGTAGGTTACTTCGGGATTGAAGCAGCGTTCCAGAACAGCTGCATCAAGCTCCGCAATAAAAACCTCCTGCCCGATATCAAATTTCCCCAAAAGGTCTTTTTCGACCTGCTTGACAACGCCTGCCCTGTAGGAGCAGGACTTTCCACGTTCTGTCAGCTCCAGAGTAATGCTGACAGTTTTTTCATTATAAATATTCACCACTGATTTATCAAGCAAATTCAGCTTCTCAAGCAGCATCTCGACCGCACCCATAACATCATAAAAATCAGCCTTTTCCGGTGACTGGTTCCAGATTCTTGGAAAACGGCTCCCGGTCATGGCAAGGAGGAGATACTCCTTTTCGCTGTAGGCGTCGAGCGGGGAGTTGGTATCCCCTTCGCTGCCGGGCAGCATGCTGAAGGCGCGGGCAACTTCAAAGAATTTCAGATCCCTGTTTCCGTGCCGGATATTGTGACTGATAACCTTCAGAAAACCGGGAAGAAGCCCCGGACGGAGCACTTCAAGCCCTTCGCTGATAGGATTGAGCACAGCGACCAGCTGATCGCTGAAGAGCGCGGCATCATCCCTCTTGATAAGCGGGTTGGTAAGAATCTCCCTGAAGTTCAGGCCGACCATGATGCTGCGGAGAAAATCGGGGAAGTATTCCGGATTTTTCCGCGACTGCGGATAGATGGTCGAAAGCTGTGAAGAG
This region includes:
- the rny gene encoding ribonuclease Y, encoding MGIVINLFLIVSASVVFFAAGFFIGRFFLESIGTTKVLEAEERAVQIVQEAQKEANEYKELKVSEVNQEWKKKRREFDQEVVIKNNKYNQLQKQMQQKEAQLKKQLQDVRDMERKLQDQRKEIDQTTESVNLRSTDLDRIILEQNQRLESISNLQSEEARQMLIDNMVSKAREEATETIHQIHAEAEQNAGRLAEKTLLTAIQRISFEQATENALSVVHIQSDELKGRIIGREGRNIKAFENATGVDIIVDDTPEVVILSCFDPLRRELAKLTLQKLLVDGIIHPVAIEKAYADAKKEIDDVIMSAGEEALSSLQIPDMPAEIVSLIGHMKFYTVYGQNLLLHSREVAMLAGLMAAELKLDARQAKRAGLLHDIGLVLPESDQPHAISGMTFLKKFNESATVLNAVGAHHGDVDKETPIAELVDAANVISLARPGARGAVTADGNVKRLESLEEIAKGFPGVLKTYALQAGREIRVIVEGDNVSDSQADVLAHDIAHKIESEAQYPGQIKVSIVREKRSIAYAK
- the hisB gene encoding imidazoleglycerol-phosphate dehydratase HisB, which encodes MPDSIKREARSATVKRTTKETDISVTVTLDGTGTSSISTGVVFLDHMLTNFSRHSGFDLAIQCKGDIDVDDHHSVEDIGIVLGSAINEALGDKRGIQRYGWAIIPMDEALARCALDLGGRSFCVFHAEFSRPVIQGLSTEMVHHFFLSLSESLKANIHISILEGQNTHHKIEAIFKSFAYAMKTATTITGSAIPSTKGSI
- the secG gene encoding preprotein translocase subunit SecG → MHVFIVVVALLAAILLIGVILLQSPKSGSGLTGGMASMGTVQTLGVRRTGDFLSKMTAILAGLVMAICFIAQFTLPGKESDRAPVKSVLQQSLPAAPAAPAPATPAAPTLPVAPLAPIK
- a CDS encoding virulence RhuM family protein → MKKKEVIPAGGSFLLYSTSDGNATIEVRLENETVWLSQAAMAELFQTTKQNVSLHLKNVFKEGELDEGSVVKDYLTTATDGKTYQISSYNLEAIIAVGYRVRSSRGTQFRKWATQRLNEYLVKGFTMDDDRLKSGANIGSDYFDELLERIRDIRTSEKRFYQKIRDIYKLAIDYDPKSEETLDFFQIVQNKLHFAVSGKTAPELIAERADASKANMGLTSWKGENVRKIDVTIAKNYLNSEEMERLNRIVTMYLDYAEEQATRHRQVFMLDWREKLDAFLKFNEWDILHDAGTVTREVADALALEEYERYHQYRLSKEADDEALADDHKLKAIEAKVKKRAKQ
- a CDS encoding DUF2905 family protein, whose product is MIAGAVTIVVGLFMIASGKTGITGWFNWFGSLPLDMKIEKENFRLHFPLGSSILISILLSLIVYFFNKFIR
- a CDS encoding cell division protein ZapA, yielding MEKIDVHVYGDNYPLRVERRDLTEKAARDVDGIMRLFAEKAPTFEPVKLAVLSAISFAEKKIELEEEIASLKQKIADLNVFMEQNLQ